From Eptesicus fuscus isolate TK198812 chromosome 22, DD_ASM_mEF_20220401, whole genome shotgun sequence, a single genomic window includes:
- the DCST2 gene encoding LOW QUALITY PROTEIN: DC-STAMP domain-containing protein 2 (The sequence of the model RefSeq protein was modified relative to this genomic sequence to represent the inferred CDS: substituted 1 base at 1 genomic stop codon) yields the protein MLKGPRDAGRRSGAEEPSLARVVVRSLGAFSLGLCLATAYGLVELLGEGQSPWGCLVGTLTLAGFLSLGMAFSRQVRVTVLLLMPQAFSKQSQALLLLAIFGLVLQGPCANTLRNFTQASEAVACGAELALNQTAALLQRAKQPLVSALNKIKAIAQKAKEVADRVRKFFRSVMDGVKHIARALRNVWYWLLHIGDVCNSELGNPYLKCARVFDDAKDSCMKVIPQAYHLCYVLMPFKLVLCGLASVVQVFCIIPKYIQQFLRVTIGIPVQKLINRVRQEFEFNVTATHHFSVDLDASRSLSQVALDLYDAVSMKLYSAREALALMGYATPLLLVLLYLQALFYRYCYLHLDSHDNIYITSRFLRMEAVRSEAGLPTVLPLSGHEARHYIRPGSLYLSRWEQLFYLLAISHLFRQLLITLLLIFLDYAVFWVLDLARHHLQGEMVARSPVLVSVTVEGSGYTGTIYRDLVSAFDVLQQGNITVLSRRCALHPSEPNTTGYIVIGIMYGLCFFVTLFGSYVSRLRRVICASYYPSREQARISYLYNLLLSRRTSVLAALHRSVMRRAADQGHLSLLQVLARRCVCLAPFMKYLWQYQAYCLGCGQPRGEGDTENFVSCSTPACPGLFCPTCFRLLNNTCSVCASPLSYQGELDLELDSSDEEGPRLWLAAARRKNPAQEGLLRQRLQEALGRPLSSGSSSELSDLDEKGPXRRKHRPLPRPAVPSASIPKPSQPP from the exons ATGCTCAAAGGCCCGCGGGATGCTGGGCGCCGCTCGGGGGCAGAGGAGCCGAGCCTGGCCCGGGTGGTGGTCCGCAGTCTGGGGGCCTTCAGCCTGGGCTTGTGCTTGGCCACAGCCTATGGGCTCGTGgagctgctgggggaagggcagagccCCTGGGGCTGCCTGGTGGGCACGCTGACGCTGGCCGGCTTCCTCAGCCTGGGCATGGCTTTCTCTCGCCAGGTCCGGGTCACCGTCCTCCTGCTGatgccccaggccttctcca agcagagccaggcgctgctgctgTTGGCTATCTTTGGGTTGGTGCTGCAGGGACCTTGTGCCAACACTCTGCGCAACTTCACCCAGGCCAGCGAGGCCGTGGCCTGCGGGGCGGAGCTGGCCCTGAACCAGACGGCTGCGTTGCTGCAGCGAGCGAAGCAGCCCCTTGTCA gTGCCCTGAACAAGATTAAAGCCATTGCCCAGAAGGCCAAAGAGGTGGCTGACCGGGTCCGCAAGTTCTTTCGGTCAGTCATGGACGGCGTGAAGCATATAG ccagggccctgcgcAACGTGTGGTATTGGCTCCTGCATATCGGAGACGTGTGCAACTCCGAGCTGGGCAACCCTTACCTCAAGTGCGCGCGCGTCTTCGATGACGCCAAGGACAGCTGCATGAAGGTCATCCCACAGGCCTATCACCTGTGCTACGTGCTCATGCCCTTCAAGCTGGTGCTCTGTGGACTTGCCAGCG TGGTCCAGGTGTTCTGCATCATCCCCAAGTACATCCAACAATTCTTGCGCGTGACCATCGGCATCC CTGTGCAGAAGCTAATTAACCGGGTGCGTCAAGAGTTTGAGTTCAACGTGACAGCCACCCACCACTTCTCCGTGGACCTCGATGCCTCTCGGAGCCTGTCCCAGGTCGCGCTGGACCTCTACGACGCCGTCAGCATGAAGCTGTACAGCGCCCGAGAggccctggccctgatgggcTACGCCACGCCTCTGCTGCTCGTGCTGCTCTACCTCCa GGCCCTGTTTTACCGGTACTGCTACCTGCACCTGGACAGCCATGACAACATCTACATCACCAGCCGGTTCCTGCGCATGGAGGCCGTGCGCTCCGAGGCGGGGCTGCCCACCGTGCTGCCCCTCAGTGGCCACGAGGCCAGACACTACATCCGGCCAG GCTCCCTCTACCTGTCCCGGTGGGAGCAGCTGTTTTACCTCCTGGCCATCTCCCACCTTTTCCGGCAACTCCTCATCACGCTGCTCCTCATCTTCCTGGACTATGCGGTCTTCTGGGTGCTGGACCTGGCCCGGCACCACCTGCAGGGGGAGATGGTGGCCCGCA gccctgtgctggtgTCCGTCACCGTGGAAGGCAGTGGCTACACTGGGACTATTTATCGTGACCTGGTGTCGGCGTTCGATGTCCTGCAGCAAGGCAACATCACGGTCTTGTCGAGGCGCTGTGCCCTGCACCCCTCGGAGCCCAACACCACTGGCTACATCGTCATCG GCATCATGTACGGCCTGTGCTTCTTCGTCACCCTGTTTGGAAGCTACGTCAGCCGGCTGCGGCGGGTCATCTGTGCTTCCTACTACCCATCCCGGGAGCAG GCGAGGATCTCCTACCTCTACAACTTACTTCTGAGCCGCCGAACCTCCGTGCTGGCCGCCCTGCACCGGTCAGTGATGCGGCGGGCAGCGGACCAGGGCCACCTGAGCCTCCTCCAGGTGCTGGCCAGGCG GTGTGTCTGTCTGGCTCCATTCATGAAGTACCTTTGGCAGTACCAGGCCtactgcctgggctgtgggcagccCCGGGGCGAGGGGGACACAGAGAACTTTGTGTCCTGTAGTACCCCCGCCTGCCCAG gcctcttctgccccacctgcttccgcCTCCTGAACAACACCTGCTCGGTGTGCGCGTCTCCCCTCTCCTACCAGGGAGAGCTGGACCTGGAGCT GGACTCCAGCGACGAGGAAGGCCCCCGGCtgtggctggctgcagcccggagAAAGAACCCTGCGCAGGAGGGGTTACTGCGGCAACGGCTCCAAGAAGCGCTGGGCAGGCCCCTCTCGTCAGGGTCCAGCTCTGAGCTCAG
- the DCST1 gene encoding E3 ubiquitin-protein ligase DCST1 isoform X1 yields the protein MRSLPSERGFLRADTDTGVHQDGPKGQRRRPPHTTVQRLLSWALPTSCSRFLWRQPGEFPVTAVLLGAGTGGLLAIGLFQLLVNPMSIYEEQKMVILYGLAGSGAVGWGTSPRIRCASLLLIPKMLGKEGRLVVLGYALAAIYEGPVANLRFNLNEVVASLGCTVELQINNTRAAWRVSTAPLRAVFKDLLGSKKSLRAETQNISNSFEELDAQVKSEAGFTPEDAMGSEETAQGGRSRRAAAVKPHLSTQKMYELKTKLRCAYVVDKAILSCRRWFDKKHEQCMQRIPVPLLNHLLCLPMKFKFFCGIAKAMEIWCRSRIPVEGNFGQTYDSVNQSIHGLGEDFSATINFKEEKQAGLLGLNTSWEHVSTEVRDYVRRQEAQLEWALGLLHVLLSCTFLIVLHSSFSYMDSYNGDIRFDNIYISTYFCQIDERRKKLGKRTLLPLRKAERKTVIFPYDPTIQASEMGNVIRELLETLPVLLLLLVLCGLDWALYSIFDTIRQHSFLQYSFRSSHKLEVKVGGDSLIARLLRKTIGALNTSSETVVESNNMPCLPQPVSLSAGAYVRTGLPTVLLVCLCLLQAFGYRLRRVIAAFYFPKREKKRVLFFYNELLRKRAAFTKLRRAAIVRQAREQRARRHDLADILHRRCPFLRPWLRRRCVVCQAPETPESYVCPTPDCEAVYCRSCWDDMRQRCPVCTPREELSSSAYSDSNDDATYAE from the exons ATGAGGAGTCTTCCGAGCGAGAGAGGGTTCCTCAGAGCCGACACGGACACCGGAGTTCACCAGGATGGACCGAAAGGGCAGCGGAGGAGGCCGCCCCACACCA CGGTGCAGAGGCTCCTGAGCTGGGCACTGCCCACCTCCTGTAGCCGGTTCCTGTGGCGCCAGCCCGGCGAGTTTCCGGTCACCGCTGTCCTGCTGGGGGCAGGCACTGGGGGGCTGCTGGCCATCG GTCTCTTTCAGCTCCTGGTGAACCCGATGAGCATCTATGAAGAACAGAAGATGGTGATACTGTACGGCCTGGCGG GCTCTGGGGCcgtgggctgggggacctccccTCGTATCCGTTGTGCCAGCCTCCTGCTAATACCCAAAATGCTGGGCAAAGAGGGCAGGCTCGTTGTGCTGGGCTACGCCTTGGCCGCCATCTATGAGG GACCCGTGGCCAACCTGCGATTCAACCTCAATGAGGTGGTGGCCTCGCTGGGCTGCACCGTGGAGCTGCAGATCAACAACACCCGTGCGGCCTGGCGCGTCTCCACGGCCCCGCTGCGGGCGGTGTTCAAGGACCTGCTG GGCAGCAAAAAGTCACTGAGAGCCGAGACTCAAAACATCTCCAACTCCTTTGAGGAGCTGGACGCCCAGGTGAAGAGCGAGGCTGGCTTCACACCCGAGGATGCCATGGGCTCGGAGGAGACAGCCCAAGGCGGGAGGAGCCGCCGAGCCGCGGCCGTCAAAccccacctctccacccagaAGATGTATGAGCTGAAGACCAAGCTGCGCTGCGCCT ACGTGGTGGACAAGGCCATACTCAGCTGCCGCCGCTGGTTTGACAAAAAGCACGAACAGTGCATGCAACGCATCCCGGTCCCGCTCCTCAACCACCTGCTCTGCCTGCCCATGAAGTTCAAGTTCTTCTGTGGCATTGCCAAGG CGATGGAAATTTGGTGCCGCAGCCGCATCCCCGTGGAAGGCAACTTCGGGCAGACGTACGACTCTGTCAACCAGTCTATCCATGGGCTGGGCGAGGACTTTTCAGCCACAATTAACTTCAAG GAGGAGAAgcaggctgggctgctgggcctcAACACCAGCTGGGAGCACGTGAGCACCGAGGTGCGGGACTACGTGAGGCGCCAGGAGGCCCAGCTGGAgtgggccctggggctgctgcaCGTGCTGCTGTCCTGCACCTTCCTGATCGTCCTCCACTC GTCCTTCTCCTACATGGACAGCTACAACGGGGACATTCGCTTTGACAACATCTACATCAGCACCTACTTCTGCCAGATCGATGAACGCAGGAAGAAGCTG GGCAAACGGACGCTGCTGCCGCTCCGCAAAGCGGAGAGGAAGACCGTCATCTTCCCCTACGACCCCACCATCCAGGCCTCCGAGATGGGAAACGTG ATCAGGGAGCTGCTGGAGACACTGCCCGTTCTGCTGCTGCTCCTGGTGCTGTGTGGACTGGACTGGGCTCTCTACTCCATCTTCGACACCATCCGCCAGCACTCCTTCCTGCAGTACTCCTTCCGCA GCAGTCATAAATTGGAGGTGAAAGTTGGGGGGGACTCCCTGATTGCCCGGCTTCTTCGGAAAACCATCGGGGCCCTGAACACCTCCTCGGAGACGGTGGTGGAATCAAACAATATGC cCTGTCTGCCTCAGCCCGTGTCCCTGAGCGCCGGAGCCTATGTGAGGACTGGACTCCCCACTGTCCTGCTAGTGTGTCTCTGTCTGCTCCAGGCTTTCGGCTACCGGCTGCGGAGGGTCATCGCAGCCTTCTACTTCCCCAAG CGAGAGAAGAAGCGGGTCCTGTTCTTCTACAATGAGCTCCTGAGGAAAAGAGCAGCCTTCACCAAGCTGAGGAGGGCGGCCATCGTGAGGCAGGCGCGAGAGCAGAGGGCCCGA CGCCACGACCTGGCGGACATCCTGCACCGCCGCTGCCCCTTCCTGCGCCCCTGGCTGCGCCGGCGCTGTGTGGTGTGCCAGGCCCCGGAGACACCCGAGTCCTACGTGTGCCCGACTCCGGACTGCGAGGCTGTGTACTGCCGGTCGTGCTGGGACGACATGCGGCAGCGCTGCCCGGTCTGCACCCCCCGGGAGGAGCTCTCCTCCTCCGCCTACAGCGACAGCAACGATGACGCTACCTACGCGGAGTGA
- the DCST1 gene encoding E3 ubiquitin-protein ligase DCST1 isoform X2 encodes MRSLPSERGFLRADTDTGVHQDGPKGQRRRPPHTTVQRLLSWALPTSCSRFLWRQPGEFPVTAVLLGAGTGGLLAIGLFQLLVNPMSIYEEQKMVILYGLAGSGAVGWGTSPRIRCASLLLIPKMLGKEGRLVVLGYALAAIYEGPVANLRFNLNEVVASLGCTVELQINNTRAAWRVSTAPLRAVFKDLLGSKKSLRAETQNISNSFEELDAQVKSEAGFTPEDAMGSEETAQGGRSRRAAAVKPHLSTQKMYELKTKLRCAYVVDKAILSCRRWFDKKHEQCMQRIPVPLLNHLLCLPMKFKFFCGIAKAMEIWCRSRIPVEGNFGQTYDSVNQSIHGLGEDFSATINFKEEKQAGLLGLNTSWEHVSTEVRDYVRRQEAQLEWALGLLHVLLSCTFLIVLHSSFSYMDSYNGDIRFDNIYISTYFCQIDERRKKLASEMGNVIRELLETLPVLLLLLVLCGLDWALYSIFDTIRQHSFLQYSFRSSHKLEVKVGGDSLIARLLRKTIGALNTSSETVVESNNMPCLPQPVSLSAGAYVRTGLPTVLLVCLCLLQAFGYRLRRVIAAFYFPKREKKRVLFFYNELLRKRAAFTKLRRAAIVRQAREQRARRHDLADILHRRCPFLRPWLRRRCVVCQAPETPESYVCPTPDCEAVYCRSCWDDMRQRCPVCTPREELSSSAYSDSNDDATYAE; translated from the exons ATGAGGAGTCTTCCGAGCGAGAGAGGGTTCCTCAGAGCCGACACGGACACCGGAGTTCACCAGGATGGACCGAAAGGGCAGCGGAGGAGGCCGCCCCACACCA CGGTGCAGAGGCTCCTGAGCTGGGCACTGCCCACCTCCTGTAGCCGGTTCCTGTGGCGCCAGCCCGGCGAGTTTCCGGTCACCGCTGTCCTGCTGGGGGCAGGCACTGGGGGGCTGCTGGCCATCG GTCTCTTTCAGCTCCTGGTGAACCCGATGAGCATCTATGAAGAACAGAAGATGGTGATACTGTACGGCCTGGCGG GCTCTGGGGCcgtgggctgggggacctccccTCGTATCCGTTGTGCCAGCCTCCTGCTAATACCCAAAATGCTGGGCAAAGAGGGCAGGCTCGTTGTGCTGGGCTACGCCTTGGCCGCCATCTATGAGG GACCCGTGGCCAACCTGCGATTCAACCTCAATGAGGTGGTGGCCTCGCTGGGCTGCACCGTGGAGCTGCAGATCAACAACACCCGTGCGGCCTGGCGCGTCTCCACGGCCCCGCTGCGGGCGGTGTTCAAGGACCTGCTG GGCAGCAAAAAGTCACTGAGAGCCGAGACTCAAAACATCTCCAACTCCTTTGAGGAGCTGGACGCCCAGGTGAAGAGCGAGGCTGGCTTCACACCCGAGGATGCCATGGGCTCGGAGGAGACAGCCCAAGGCGGGAGGAGCCGCCGAGCCGCGGCCGTCAAAccccacctctccacccagaAGATGTATGAGCTGAAGACCAAGCTGCGCTGCGCCT ACGTGGTGGACAAGGCCATACTCAGCTGCCGCCGCTGGTTTGACAAAAAGCACGAACAGTGCATGCAACGCATCCCGGTCCCGCTCCTCAACCACCTGCTCTGCCTGCCCATGAAGTTCAAGTTCTTCTGTGGCATTGCCAAGG CGATGGAAATTTGGTGCCGCAGCCGCATCCCCGTGGAAGGCAACTTCGGGCAGACGTACGACTCTGTCAACCAGTCTATCCATGGGCTGGGCGAGGACTTTTCAGCCACAATTAACTTCAAG GAGGAGAAgcaggctgggctgctgggcctcAACACCAGCTGGGAGCACGTGAGCACCGAGGTGCGGGACTACGTGAGGCGCCAGGAGGCCCAGCTGGAgtgggccctggggctgctgcaCGTGCTGCTGTCCTGCACCTTCCTGATCGTCCTCCACTC GTCCTTCTCCTACATGGACAGCTACAACGGGGACATTCGCTTTGACAACATCTACATCAGCACCTACTTCTGCCAGATCGATGAACGCAGGAAGAAGCTG GCCTCCGAGATGGGAAACGTG ATCAGGGAGCTGCTGGAGACACTGCCCGTTCTGCTGCTGCTCCTGGTGCTGTGTGGACTGGACTGGGCTCTCTACTCCATCTTCGACACCATCCGCCAGCACTCCTTCCTGCAGTACTCCTTCCGCA GCAGTCATAAATTGGAGGTGAAAGTTGGGGGGGACTCCCTGATTGCCCGGCTTCTTCGGAAAACCATCGGGGCCCTGAACACCTCCTCGGAGACGGTGGTGGAATCAAACAATATGC cCTGTCTGCCTCAGCCCGTGTCCCTGAGCGCCGGAGCCTATGTGAGGACTGGACTCCCCACTGTCCTGCTAGTGTGTCTCTGTCTGCTCCAGGCTTTCGGCTACCGGCTGCGGAGGGTCATCGCAGCCTTCTACTTCCCCAAG CGAGAGAAGAAGCGGGTCCTGTTCTTCTACAATGAGCTCCTGAGGAAAAGAGCAGCCTTCACCAAGCTGAGGAGGGCGGCCATCGTGAGGCAGGCGCGAGAGCAGAGGGCCCGA CGCCACGACCTGGCGGACATCCTGCACCGCCGCTGCCCCTTCCTGCGCCCCTGGCTGCGCCGGCGCTGTGTGGTGTGCCAGGCCCCGGAGACACCCGAGTCCTACGTGTGCCCGACTCCGGACTGCGAGGCTGTGTACTGCCGGTCGTGCTGGGACGACATGCGGCAGCGCTGCCCGGTCTGCACCCCCCGGGAGGAGCTCTCCTCCTCCGCCTACAGCGACAGCAACGATGACGCTACCTACGCGGAGTGA